The region GGTACTCTTGAATCCATATTTCCATGGGACAACGAGCCTGATAGGGGCCCCATTTTGGTTGGGCAGTACTTTGCCATATAACCCAACTACTAAAATAGTAAGGGGATGCATCGCTTCATCCATCCTTAAGCCTTCAATATAAGGCCAATCAAGCACTTTATAGCGCTGGCCAATCATCTCACTAGGACGATTGAGTGTAGTAAATTTAATAAATTTGGCATTATTGGTTGGTGAGACAAGTTCAAGTAATGATTTCAAAGGGATTCCCACCCAAGGAATTACCATGGACCAACCTTCAACGCAGCGAAGTCGATAAACTCTCTCTTCTAATGCGCTGAGTTTAATAATTTCCTCAACCGATAACACCTTATTTTTCTTTACAGCACCTTCAATACTGACAGACCAAGGATCGGTGGTGAGCTTATCCGCATACTCACTCGGATCCGTTTTTTTAGTACCAAATTCATAGTAGTTGTTGTAGGTTGTGATGTCTTTGAAGGAGGTTTTTTCATCATTGACTGATAAATTACTGCCGATAATATTATTAAGTGATTGAACTTTGCCAAAGGCGAGTGAGGATAATGCAGTCGCACCCAGTCCAATCCCAATTGATTTAAGAAATTTTCTACGATCGTTGTAAATATGTTCAGGGGTAATTTCAGAGGGACGGATTGGATTTTTTGAACTCATATCTCGCCTAATTAAAAAATTAAATTAACGCAGGTACTGATAGGAGCGTTGTTTAATCAACAGGAGGTTTACGTCTTACCCTATCAATACTTTTTTATGACAAGCCATACTTTTTAAAAGTTCAGTTTTAACATACCCAGTTCTTTTATTGTTAATATTAAAATAGTATTTGTATATTCAGATATTGGAGATTAATAAAAAGTGGTCAGTCTAAAAAGAAATAGCAAATTAGAGCTGGTGGAAGCGAAGGGGAAGAGGACCAGGGCTTCTTCAATTTATACGCCAGGGCAATTAGACGACTTTAAAGTCAGTCGAGGTAAATTCAGTACGTTTATTACCTGCCCAAGATGTTTTTATTTAGATAGGGTAGTAGGGTTAGCAGAGCCGGGAATGCCTGGTTGGACGTTGAATGAAACAACCGACTTGCTTTTAAAAAAAGAATTTGACGTCTGTCGTGACCAACAAATCCCCCACCGCCTTTTTGCTAAGTATGGATTAGATCACGTCGTGCCATTTAAGCATGAAGCCATGGATGATTGGCGAGATTCATTGAGGAAGGGGTTGATGGTGAGATACGATGACTCTAATATTATTCTCTCTGGCGGTGTGGATGACATATGGTTTGATACGCAAACAGAAGAGCTGATTGTCGTGGATTATAAATCTCAGGCGAGTAATTATGAGGTTAACCCAAGTTCCTACCTAAACTCCCCCTACCACGAGGCCTACAAAATACAGATGGACTTTTATAATTACCTGCTTAATTTAATGGGATTTAAAACGGGATTAATTTCCTACTTTTTAGTCGTGAATGCTGATCGCCATGCTGAAGGTTTTTACGGTGAGATGAAGTTTTTTGAAACACTGATACCTTATGAGCATGATTTTTCATGGATTGATCGTGAAGTGAATAACATGATTGATTGCCTAAATTCAGAGAAGCTTCCTGATAGTCATCTCAGTTGTGAAAACTGTGCTTACGCGAAGCAGAGAAAAAACTATGACTAAGATTTTAATTTAATGTCAAGTAGGCTTGGATTGGATCTGCACCGACTTTAACTATTCTTGGGTTGGTTGATGCACCTCCATTAAAGTCGATTGATACCGCATCCGTCGTTCTAAAATTCATCACAAAATTTGAGGTATCTGTCACAACCAGAGGTGTTGTTAAATCAATCGTCCACAAAATACTATTCGTATTTGCACATCCTGTCGCAGAGGCCGTGGCACTTTGCATCATTCTACTGCTTGCTGTCCCATTACCAACATCACCTGCACTTTCCCGATCACCATCGTCAGAATCAAAACTTCCACAACCACTATCATTATTTACGTAAACCACTTCATATGAAAATTCAGCATTACTCATATCTCCTTCCGTATTTGAGCATTGCATATTAGATTTATCAGTTGATCCAGCATCAACTGTCGTTCCAAATGGAGTAGACAGACCATTTGCATTGTCTATGCCTGTTAAGACATTATTCACGGTCCAGCAATATGTTCCAGGAGATTGAACATTACCATCACTATCACCATAAGCAACTGCAGTTGTTGCCTCAAATGCATGCTTAATACCTAACTTTGCTGATAGCCTTGCAACCATATAACCATATGTTCCAGCTGGAATAGTAAAATCAGGTACTGACAGTGTTGATTCACTGGTACCTTGTATATCAACCTCTGTAACACTTCCTGTTTCGGAGAGCATGTCAGAACAGGTAGAAAAATCAGGTTGTGCTGCTCCTGCAACATCTGGATTACTGGTGCATAAAGACATACGATAAAATTCAATATGGTAGGTATCAGGTACATAGTTACAAGCATCACCAATACCTGCATCACCTACATCATTTACTGGTGTAGTGACACCATTGCTCGTGTTAAGAGCATCTCCAGTCATCTCACAGGTTGCATTTGCTTTTGTTATAAAAAATAGGCTAAGCAATAAACTAATGAATAAAACTAAATTTTGTCGATTAATCATCATATTAAAAACCCTTCACTGAAAGTTTACCGCCACTATTAACCTGCTTCACAATAATATTCTCACGTCTGACTTTTTCGTATCTTCTGTCCTCCATGCTCTCTAACTTATAAGCGGTATCGTTGAACCATTGCACTTGTTGTTTAGGTTTGTTGCTGAAGGCTTCAGTGACATTGAATATTGCTGTGAAATAGTTTGAATCCTTCTCATCATCTTTGAAGGTTCTTCCGGCTTGAATCTCAAGACCTGGAAGTATGGGCACATAAGCTCTCAGTTGGGCATCATTTCCTTTCGCATCTTTACCGCCATCAACACCGTCCCACTGATAACGTTTCACAAATACGGTGGCCCAGTTCATATAAGGCAGCGGTAAACCGGCTTCGATATCCCAACCATCGAGTGCACGTTCTTGATTACCATTCTTACCTGTTTTCCACTTAGTGGTGGCTTGATAAATATTGGCATTGATTTCACCGACGGTAGATCTGGCTTCTAAACCGATACTGTATCGGCCATGGTCATAAGGAAACTCGTGATCATAAAACGCATTCACACCGAGCATGAGTGTATTGTCTGAAACTAACCGGCGGTAACCTAAACCCGCGTTCAATGTGGTTCTATTATCGGTATAGAATGCACTGACTTGCGTAAATATCGTATTCTCAATATCTTTTTGATCAGAGAGTGGTGCCACCACTAAAATCCCGGTGGTGGGTTTACCGCCTTCTTTAGTTTCAAAACTCACTTCGACTGTCGGGAAGTATTTCTCTAAAAAGGATTTAGTAAAACCCACGCCTTGGTCAGTCGCGGCTTCAATCACTTGGCTCTGTGCACCCTCAATATCACCTGCGGCAACCATTTTAGAGAGATCGATAAAAGCAGCACGATCTTCATCATTGGTGGTTGCATTATTTGCACTCATTTCTTGAGAGTCAGAACCCCAGTTAGCAAAGGCCACTGTGGTCGCAAGAACAAGGGGTGTGAGTAGGAAGAATTTTGGGTTATTAAAATTCATTACAATTAATTTTATACCTCTAACCCCATTTTACCTATTAAATTTCAAACATTCACTCACTTTTTGTTGTTTTTAAACAACAATTTTCCTTTTTATCACAATAAATATTAAATATAATTGTTGTAATGAGAATGATTCTCATTTACAATTGTAAACAGTTCTCATTAAGATTTAGATTAAATAAAATTTTTAAAGGAGTTTTAATAGTAATGAATATTAAAAAAAGTGTTTTAGCTTTAGCCGTTCTTTCAACATTGAGTGTTTCTGCGATGGCCAATACACCTACCAACGAAGAGATTTACCAAATGATGCAAGAAATGAAGGAAGAGATGGCAGAGCTTAAGAAAGAAAACGAATCTCTGAAAGGGGAGGTAGAAGATGTTGCTGGATCAGTGGATGCGGTTGCGGATGCGACAGACGAAGCAATCAAAGCGCAAGTTAAGCTATCTAATAAAACAACCATAGGTGGTTATGGCGAACTGCACTATAACGCTCATAGAGATGACGATAATAGTGATAACCATAAAAGCCAAATAGATTTCCATCGTTTTGTGTTATTCATCAACCATGAATTTAATGACAAGATGCGATTTGTCTCAGAGCTTGAACTAGAACACAGTCTCTCAGGTGAAGGACAGCCGGGTGAGGTTGAACTAGAACAAGCCTATATCCAATATGATTTAACGCAAAAAACTAGCTTAGTAGGTGGATTATTCCTTATCCCAGTGGGAATCATGAACGAAACGCATGAGCCACCGACTTTTTATGGTGTTGAAAGAAATGATGTAGAAAAAAATATCATCCCAACCAC is a window of Methylophilales bacterium DNA encoding:
- the msrP gene encoding protein-methionine-sulfoxide reductase catalytic subunit MsrP, translated to MSSKNPIRPSEITPEHIYNDRRKFLKSIGIGLGATALSSLAFGKVQSLNNIIGSNLSVNDEKTSFKDITTYNNYYEFGTKKTDPSEYADKLTTDPWSVSIEGAVKKNKVLSVEEIIKLSALEERVYRLRCVEGWSMVIPWVGIPLKSLLELVSPTNNAKFIKFTTLNRPSEMIGQRYKVLDWPYIEGLRMDEAMHPLTILVVGLYGKVLPNQNGAPIRLVVPWKYGFKSTKAITKISLVEKMPETSWMKAGPSEYGFYANVNPNVDHPRWTQATERQIGKGLFAPRVKTKMFNGYEDEVGHMYKNMDLKKYF
- a CDS encoding inverse autotransporter beta domain-containing protein → MNFNNPKFFLLTPLVLATTVAFANWGSDSQEMSANNATTNDEDRAAFIDLSKMVAAGDIEGAQSQVIEAATDQGVGFTKSFLEKYFPTVEVSFETKEGGKPTTGILVVAPLSDQKDIENTIFTQVSAFYTDNRTTLNAGLGYRRLVSDNTLMLGVNAFYDHEFPYDHGRYSIGLEARSTVGEINANIYQATTKWKTGKNGNQERALDGWDIEAGLPLPYMNWATVFVKRYQWDGVDGGKDAKGNDAQLRAYVPILPGLEIQAGRTFKDDEKDSNYFTAIFNVTEAFSNKPKQQVQWFNDTAYKLESMEDRRYEKVRRENIIVKQVNSGGKLSVKGF
- a CDS encoding PD-(D/E)XK nuclease family protein; its protein translation is MVSLKRNSKLELVEAKGKRTRASSIYTPGQLDDFKVSRGKFSTFITCPRCFYLDRVVGLAEPGMPGWTLNETTDLLLKKEFDVCRDQQIPHRLFAKYGLDHVVPFKHEAMDDWRDSLRKGLMVRYDDSNIILSGGVDDIWFDTQTEELIVVDYKSQASNYEVNPSSYLNSPYHEAYKIQMDFYNYLLNLMGFKTGLISYFLVVNADRHAEGFYGEMKFFETLIPYEHDFSWIDREVNNMIDCLNSEKLPDSHLSCENCAYAKQRKNYD